In one Ornithinimicrobium pratense genomic region, the following are encoded:
- the istA gene encoding IS21 family transposase: MITMEDWALIRRLAAEGVPKAAIARRLGISRNTVAAAVASEGPPKYERRPGPTSFTPYKARVRALLAETPDMPATVLAERVGWSGSIRWFRDNVNRVRADHRPIDPADRLTWTAGDVAQCDLWFPPRKILLEDGSRTLLPVLVMTCGYSRFMLARMIPTRKTPDLLLGSWSLLEQLGRVPRRLIWDNEPGIGRRKVTEPVAVFAGTLATRIVLLPPKDPESKGIVERRNRFFETSFMPGRHFESPGDFNAQFTDWLLTANARVVRTIKARPVDLLGADKEAMLPLPPAVLHLGWRNHVRLGRDYYVRIDTNDYSVDPRAIGARVDVAADLDVVRVRHGGRLVAEHPRRWARGMTITDPAHVATAAKLRHDYQHPATPAPADDGMVRDLSEYDRAFGLGEVSQP, encoded by the coding sequence GTGATCACCATGGAGGACTGGGCGCTGATCAGGAGGCTGGCCGCCGAGGGCGTGCCGAAGGCCGCGATCGCCAGGAGGTTGGGCATCTCGAGGAACACGGTCGCTGCGGCCGTGGCTTCCGAGGGTCCACCGAAGTACGAACGAAGACCAGGGCCGACGTCGTTCACGCCGTACAAGGCGCGGGTGCGTGCGCTGTTGGCGGAGACCCCGGACATGCCCGCGACGGTGCTGGCTGAACGGGTCGGGTGGAGCGGCTCGATCCGCTGGTTCCGGGACAACGTCAACCGGGTCCGGGCTGACCACCGCCCGATCGACCCGGCCGACCGGTTGACGTGGACGGCCGGGGACGTGGCGCAGTGCGACCTGTGGTTCCCGCCGCGCAAGATCCTGCTCGAAGACGGCTCCCGGACCCTGCTTCCAGTGCTGGTGATGACCTGCGGGTACTCCAGGTTCATGCTCGCCCGGATGATCCCGACCCGGAAGACACCTGACCTGCTGCTGGGGTCCTGGTCGCTGCTGGAGCAGCTGGGCCGTGTTCCGCGTCGGCTGATCTGGGACAACGAGCCCGGCATCGGACGCCGGAAGGTGACCGAGCCGGTGGCGGTGTTCGCTGGGACGCTGGCGACGCGGATCGTGCTGCTGCCGCCGAAGGACCCCGAGTCCAAGGGCATCGTGGAACGGCGCAACCGCTTTTTTGAGACCTCCTTCATGCCCGGGCGCCACTTTGAGTCCCCGGGCGACTTCAACGCCCAGTTCACCGACTGGCTGCTGACCGCGAACGCCCGGGTGGTGCGCACGATCAAGGCCCGTCCCGTGGACCTGCTGGGCGCGGACAAAGAGGCAATGTTGCCGTTGCCGCCGGCGGTGCTGCACCTGGGCTGGCGTAACCATGTCCGCCTGGGCCGGGACTACTACGTACGCATCGACACCAACGACTACTCCGTGGACCCCCGCGCCATCGGTGCCCGGGTCGACGTCGCTGCCGACCTTGATGTCGTCCGGGTCCGCCACGGTGGCCGCCTAGTGGCTGAACACCCGCGTCGGTGGGCCCGCGGCATGACCATCACCGACCCCGCTCACGTCGCCACCGCCGCGAAGCTTCGGCACGACTACCAACACCCCGCGACACCGGCGCCCGCCGACGACGGCATGGTGCGGGACCTGTCCGAGTACGACCGTGCGTTCGGCCTGGGCGAGGTGAGCCAGCCATGA
- a CDS encoding TetR family transcriptional regulator: MAPTKSERTRARIEQVALDLFEQRGFHQTTVAQIADAAGVAQMTFFRHFASKSGVLFDDPYDPVIAAAVAEQPSALDPLTRTARAVRTAWAGLPEPQESVVRRKVRIVAQTPSIASEMAGSNAATEASIVEVLREDGVEMLAARAAAAATMAAVTAAILEWAAHEDLVLGEALLVAIETLERRDG, translated from the coding sequence GTGGCACCGACCAAGTCGGAGCGCACCCGCGCCCGCATCGAGCAGGTGGCCCTGGATCTGTTCGAGCAGCGTGGTTTCCACCAGACGACGGTGGCGCAGATCGCGGACGCGGCAGGAGTAGCGCAGATGACGTTCTTCCGGCACTTCGCCTCCAAGTCCGGTGTGCTCTTCGACGACCCGTACGACCCGGTCATCGCCGCTGCGGTGGCCGAGCAGCCATCGGCCCTGGATCCGCTGACCCGGACGGCTCGGGCGGTGCGCACGGCGTGGGCGGGTCTGCCTGAACCCCAGGAGTCTGTGGTTCGTCGCAAGGTGCGGATCGTCGCGCAGACACCTTCTATCGCGAGCGAGATGGCCGGCAGCAACGCGGCGACCGAGGCATCGATCGTCGAGGTGCTCAGGGAGGACGGCGTCGAGATGCTGGCCGCCCGGGCTGCGGCCGCGGCGACGATGGCGGCCGTCACGGCGGCCATCCTGGAGTGGGCTGCGCATGAGGACCTAGTGCTGGGCGAGGCGCTGCTCGTCGCGATCGAGACGCTCGAGCGCCGTGATGGGTGA
- a CDS encoding ABC transporter ATP-binding protein, translating to MGELAIRAERLVRTFPGGVGVRGMDLDVEYGEVHALVGLNGAGKTTLMRLLLGMLRADSGTVAIGAPWSEAGHTVDEPFGYPDLTTIANLTVAARLRGVPRAVVGEVVAGAIAELGLQAYATRRARALSQGNRQRLNLAAALQHNPRVLILDEPTSALDPRGVILLRTALLRRAAEGAGVLVSSHHLDEVARIADRITVISHGAVIGSLDPGGTDIERDFFALVLAEEESGRERMS from the coding sequence ATGGGTGAGCTCGCCATCCGGGCCGAACGGCTGGTGCGGACCTTCCCCGGGGGAGTGGGTGTCCGCGGGATGGACCTGGACGTGGAGTACGGCGAGGTCCACGCTCTCGTCGGGCTCAACGGAGCGGGCAAAACCACACTCATGCGTCTGCTTCTGGGCATGCTGCGAGCCGACTCCGGCACCGTCGCGATCGGCGCGCCCTGGTCTGAAGCGGGCCACACCGTGGATGAGCCGTTCGGTTATCCAGACCTGACTACCATTGCCAACCTGACTGTCGCCGCCCGGCTGCGTGGGGTGCCACGAGCGGTTGTGGGCGAGGTCGTCGCAGGTGCCATCGCCGAGCTCGGCCTGCAGGCCTACGCTACGCGCCGAGCCCGGGCCCTGTCGCAGGGCAACCGCCAACGCCTCAACCTCGCCGCCGCGCTGCAGCACAATCCACGCGTGCTGATTCTCGATGAGCCGACCAGCGCGCTGGACCCACGCGGGGTGATCCTGCTGCGCACGGCACTGCTGCGCCGCGCGGCAGAGGGTGCAGGCGTGCTCGTCTCCAGCCACCACCTGGACGAGGTCGCACGGATCGCCGACCGGATCACGGTGATCAGTCACGGAGCCGTGATCGGCTCCCTTGACCCAGGTGGCACAGATATTGAGCGGGACTTCTTCGCGTTGGTGCTGGCCGAGGAGGAGTCAGGTCGGGAGAGGATGTCATGA
- a CDS encoding ABC transporter permease, translating into MSLIAPEVITAVAVEGRKAASSPVLLTTGVLLVAGVGVLAGVMTAAARGGNEQIRAQLAGLGDADPWPQLIGGASQITAAAGFLAFGVALSWLIGREFTDRTVAGLFALPISRTHIALGKLAVFAGATFPVALLLTAVVFLVGLVSGLGAPDPAAWNGLARLFILTVLTGFLVWPAAWVATLGRGLLPGIAATVVLIVIAQVFAVMGTGAWFPIVAPALWAVAPEQVSARQLTLVALVPALSAALTVRAWSRLQLDR; encoded by the coding sequence ATGAGCCTGATCGCACCAGAGGTCATCACCGCTGTCGCCGTCGAGGGCCGCAAAGCCGCGTCGTCGCCGGTGCTTCTCACCACCGGCGTGCTGCTTGTCGCCGGCGTGGGGGTCCTGGCGGGGGTCATGACCGCGGCAGCTCGCGGTGGCAACGAACAGATCCGTGCTCAGCTGGCCGGTCTGGGCGACGCCGACCCGTGGCCGCAGCTCATCGGTGGGGCTTCACAGATCACCGCAGCCGCCGGGTTCCTGGCCTTCGGGGTTGCCCTGAGCTGGTTGATAGGGCGAGAGTTCACCGACCGCACTGTCGCCGGCCTCTTCGCGCTGCCGATCTCGCGCACGCACATCGCCCTTGGGAAGTTAGCGGTGTTCGCCGGCGCGACGTTCCCAGTCGCGCTGCTCCTCACCGCGGTCGTCTTCCTTGTCGGTCTGGTGTCCGGGCTGGGCGCCCCCGATCCTGCTGCGTGGAACGGGCTTGCGCGGCTGTTCATCCTCACCGTGCTCACCGGGTTCCTGGTCTGGCCCGCAGCATGGGTCGCCACGCTCGGGCGGGGGTTGCTGCCCGGAATCGCCGCGACCGTGGTGCTGATTGTGATCGCCCAGGTCTTTGCGGTCATGGGCACAGGGGCGTGGTTCCCCATCGTGGCGCCCGCACTATGGGCAGTCGCCCCCGAACAGGTAAGCGCGCGCCAGCTCACACTCGTCGCCCTCGTACCGGCCCTGTCGGCAGCCCTCACGGTCCGAGCGTGGTCCCGCCTGCAACTGGACCGCTAG
- a CDS encoding AAA family ATPase encodes MPRVVLMCGPAGSGKSTVARRLEAAGGMTRLSYDQEAWNRGLRAMPLPHDADNELDAHLRQHLIRLLDQGRDVVLDFSFWSRAMRDDWRRLVARYGITAETIYMATDKETCMDRIRARVLTHGDDFPLEPDVAAHYFNHFQPPTEEEGPLTVHR; translated from the coding sequence ATGCCTCGAGTCGTCCTCATGTGCGGCCCCGCCGGGTCGGGAAAGTCAACTGTTGCCCGCCGGCTCGAGGCTGCTGGCGGCATGACGCGACTCTCCTACGACCAGGAAGCCTGGAATCGCGGACTACGGGCGATGCCGTTGCCCCACGACGCGGACAACGAGCTTGACGCGCACCTGCGCCAACACTTGATCCGGCTCCTTGACCAGGGCCGCGACGTCGTCCTTGACTTCTCCTTCTGGTCCCGTGCAATGCGCGACGACTGGCGTCGACTTGTGGCTCGGTACGGCATCACTGCGGAGACCATCTACATGGCGACCGACAAAGAGACCTGCATGGATCGCATACGAGCGAGAGTGCTTACCCACGGAGACGACTTCCCCTTAGAACCCGACGTCGCGGCCCACTACTTCAATCACTTCCAGCCACCCACGGAAGAGGAAGGCCCACTGACCGTTCATCGGTGA
- a CDS encoding alpha/beta fold hydrolase: protein MSTPIEPFDRGMLTLRDGAQIYWETTGNPAGTPLLWLHGGPGTGLLSGGYKRAPDPKSWLIVGLDQRACGRSRPLANEPGFDLSTLQTPALIADLEELRQHLGIERWLVAGGSWGTTLAMAYGQAHPERVTGFVLTAVTDGSRGYVEWISESVERVFPEAWEAYEAASGRAPGQRLLDAYVERLTDPNPRVRDAAAMAWCTWEDAHMSIPHRVAPDLASRDPQFREVYALQVAYSWANNAFLGEQGILDNIHRICHLPAVLIHGRLDISGPVGTARRLHRQWPGSQLVIVEHEGHGGPDMGAALRQAYTDLLPIVCAS from the coding sequence GTGAGCACTCCCATCGAGCCCTTTGACCGAGGCATGCTGACCCTCCGCGATGGAGCTCAGATTTATTGGGAGACCACAGGCAACCCGGCCGGAACGCCGTTGCTGTGGCTGCACGGCGGCCCCGGCACGGGGCTGCTCTCCGGAGGGTACAAGCGCGCCCCCGATCCCAAGAGCTGGCTCATCGTCGGCCTGGATCAGCGGGCCTGCGGACGCAGCCGACCCCTGGCGAACGAGCCCGGCTTCGATCTGAGCACTCTGCAGACGCCCGCCTTGATCGCCGACCTGGAAGAACTGCGCCAACACCTGGGCATCGAGCGCTGGCTGGTGGCTGGCGGTTCATGGGGCACAACCCTGGCGATGGCCTATGGGCAGGCCCATCCAGAACGGGTCACCGGATTCGTTCTGACCGCGGTCACCGATGGCAGCCGGGGATACGTCGAATGGATCAGCGAATCCGTAGAGAGGGTGTTTCCTGAGGCCTGGGAAGCCTACGAAGCCGCTTCAGGTCGAGCACCCGGACAACGGCTGCTCGACGCCTATGTGGAACGGCTCACTGACCCCAACCCAAGGGTTCGCGACGCGGCGGCCATGGCGTGGTGCACATGGGAGGACGCACATATGTCCATCCCCCATCGAGTCGCTCCCGACCTCGCGTCACGGGACCCTCAGTTTCGTGAGGTCTATGCCCTCCAGGTGGCCTACTCCTGGGCCAACAACGCCTTCCTCGGGGAGCAAGGCATCCTGGACAACATCCACCGAATCTGCCACCTGCCCGCAGTGCTCATTCATGGACGCCTGGACATCAGCGGCCCGGTGGGCACAGCCAGGCGGCTGCACCGCCAATGGCCCGGCAGTCAACTGGTGATCGTCGAGCACGAAGGACACGGCGGGCCGGACATGGGCGCTGCACTACGCCAGGCCTACACCGATCTCCTCCCCATCGTCTGCGCATCGTGA
- a CDS encoding serpin family protein, with the protein MAVPLSLAALLVLPACGQQTAQPEEASPEGTLPVAQLDRRAVSVQEAKAIEDLVVAADGMGLELINLQPEVTTVTSPASLQVALSMAAEGAEGQTLSELEALIGATGTGRSDAMNALMTALEDLDGDPAVVQDDELPETPMVHRADRLVLDDTLVVKQDFVDALARHYGATSETTDLGSEAGKAVLDSWVNEHTGGLVPQSAIKPDPGLRLVLQDAIVLAARWQDPYYAALTSPEQFTLPTGEVVDLDMMDTGRERDTIYAEVDGWQAVRLPYTGGRLHADVILPPLGTAPTQASTELLAQLQGQLDADQSRLVILRMPVVDATSKLDLRPFLSEHAPSALAGGFGGIADEDLAIDQAAQQGVLAIDEEGTIAAAVTEIGFPVSGTAQPPLKLTVDRPYLVHIADSTTGWPLFLAHIADPRRMNN; encoded by the coding sequence GTGGCCGTGCCCCTGTCCCTGGCGGCACTGCTCGTGCTGCCGGCGTGCGGTCAGCAGACGGCGCAGCCGGAGGAGGCATCGCCTGAGGGGACCCTGCCGGTCGCCCAGCTGGACCGGCGCGCGGTCAGCGTCCAGGAGGCCAAGGCGATAGAGGATCTGGTCGTCGCTGCGGACGGTATGGGGCTGGAGCTCATCAATCTCCAGCCTGAGGTGACGACCGTGACCTCACCCGCGAGCCTGCAGGTCGCCCTGTCGATGGCCGCCGAAGGGGCCGAGGGTCAGACGCTGAGCGAGCTCGAGGCGCTTATTGGCGCCACGGGCACCGGGCGCAGCGATGCCATGAACGCGTTGATGACCGCACTAGAGGACCTGGACGGTGACCCTGCCGTCGTCCAGGACGACGAACTCCCCGAGACCCCGATGGTGCACCGCGCCGACCGGCTCGTGCTGGACGACACCCTGGTGGTCAAACAGGACTTCGTCGACGCGTTGGCCCGCCATTACGGCGCCACGTCCGAGACGACCGACCTGGGCAGCGAAGCGGGCAAGGCAGTTCTGGACTCCTGGGTGAACGAGCACACAGGTGGACTCGTCCCGCAGTCGGCTATCAAACCGGACCCGGGCCTGCGGCTGGTGCTGCAGGACGCCATCGTGCTGGCCGCCCGCTGGCAGGACCCCTACTATGCGGCGCTCACCAGTCCAGAGCAGTTCACCCTGCCCACCGGTGAGGTGGTTGACCTGGACATGATGGACACCGGTAGGGAGCGCGACACGATCTACGCCGAGGTCGACGGGTGGCAGGCGGTGCGGCTGCCCTACACGGGAGGCCGCTTGCACGCCGACGTCATCCTTCCCCCGCTGGGCACGGCACCGACCCAGGCCAGCACCGAACTGCTCGCCCAGCTCCAGGGGCAGCTCGACGCAGACCAGAGTCGACTGGTCATCCTGCGGATGCCCGTCGTCGACGCCACGTCGAAGCTGGACCTAAGGCCATTCCTGTCCGAACACGCACCCTCAGCCCTGGCCGGCGGCTTCGGCGGCATCGCCGACGAAGACCTGGCCATCGACCAGGCTGCCCAGCAAGGGGTTCTCGCGATCGATGAGGAAGGCACCATCGCCGCCGCCGTCACCGAGATCGGCTTCCCCGTATCTGGGACGGCGCAGCCTCCCCTCAAACTCACTGTCGACCGCCCCTACCTGGTGCACATCGCCGACAGCACCACAGGCTGGCCCCTCTTCCTTGCCCACATCGCCGACCCCCGTCGGATGAACAACTGA